The following coding sequences lie in one Apostichopus japonicus isolate 1M-3 chromosome 13, ASM3797524v1, whole genome shotgun sequence genomic window:
- the LOC139978296 gene encoding uncharacterized protein isoform X2, which produces MGYTVKTLTVYGLWTLLCVPIFSVWSSEVFMEVGQNVTFTCLLSPLVQHEVWRYYVSDSDIMADIIASKEKITSNYPAKDRFDIILTESVSYKLTIRDLHITDTGVYICSEMSNRLTEYKLYVYPHEYPLCSSEPMDQNMESQNIILACESGVKNNYPLIRWFKEGNETELASENQRNDLRIETTLKPEDKDIRYTCVIGTGDVASLPSCSVIPFPSKPNANITPLTARRMLGENVTFTCTGSVKNGDVRITWDDKTLLQFQGRHGLNQTELVITNLKATDNNTTLVCIVQASTGAEESVKATLLVETNSKRDGTGDRNIQKDENFKTTGGLGAMAGIIVAACLALLVVIIVIFVLIKRRNVFHKNDPSDHEKPGSVTDYDDASKQNADRQVDALEYAETVRYQKHDETLNNKQVTYDQVHKDVEIDNNEGNGVTSNYEQMKPSKENLKHHISENQASNHNEDNILPVYAEVKKGSKSEFEGHRQSQYAYTVVDKKHRKSKTKDQLNSSITDTRPDYPKVREITMTENHVIDDDVYASPDLLDDGRDKKEITKYEKVNKEIQINDKMSEQVYAEPDMNVVLSEGKGREFFAQSIHGENIIESKEGNDGYAKPQFEETDTNDQNRRNVTELEEGEIFERGVKSNGMARYEDVDPTRNRENSAGYAKPDFNLSGDGDMIDAKGAPASPLYAEVQQRDSDDNRNTPKQLELTKPKYAKVNKKPKKQVEVDAEIVFTDVK; this is translated from the exons ATGGGTTACACTGTTAAAACACTAACCGTATATGGTCTATGGACTCTGTTGTGCGTTCCTATTTTCTCCGTATGGAGCTCTGAAGTATTCATGGAGGTTGGACAAAATGTTACATTCACCTGTCTGTTATCACCTCTTGTGCAACATGAAGTTTGGCGGTATTACGTTTCCGATAGTGATATTATGGCTGACATCATAGCCTCAAAGGAGAAGATTACTTCCAATTATCCGGCAAAAGACCGATTCGACATCATATTAACTGAATCGGTTTCGTACAAACTAACGATAAGAGACCTCCACATCACTGATACCGGAGTCTACATATGTTCAGAGATGTCTAATCGGTTAACTGAGTACAAACTGTACGTTTATCCTCATGAGTACCCGCTCTGTAGCAGCGAGCCGATGGATCAAAATATG GAAAGTCAGAATATAATCCTAGCTTGCGAGTCCGGCGTTAAAAATAACTATCCATTGATACGTTGGTTTAAAGAGGGGAACGAAACCGAACTGGCTTCAGAAAATCAACGCAATGATCTACGGATCGAGACCACCTTAAAACCAGAGGACAAAGATATACGATACACGTGCGTTATAGGAACTGGTGATGTTGCCTCTCTTCCCTCCTGTTCCGTGATTCCTTTCCCGAGTAAACCTAATGCTAACATTACCCCGTTGACAGCAAGAAGGATGCTTGGAGAAAATGTCACTTTCACATGTACTGGTTCTGTGAAAAATGGTGATGTCAGAATTACATGGGACGATAAGACGCTACTTCAGTTTCAAG GGCGGCATGGACTTAACCAAACAGAGTTGGTGATTACTAATTTAAAGGCAACAGACAACAACACAACTCTGGTGTGCATCGTTCAAGCGAGTACTGGTGCTGAAGAAAGTGTTAAAGCGACGTTACTTGTCGAAACTAACTCGAAACGGGATGGTACGGGTGACAGGAATATCCAAAAGGatgaaaatttcaaaacaacTGGTGGTCTTGGTGCTATGGCTGGAATAATAGTAGCTGCCTGTTTAGCATTACTTGTGGTAATTATCGtaatttttgttcttattaagcgAAGAAATGTCTTTCACAAAAACGATCCTTCCGATCATGAAAAACCAGGCAGTGTTACTGATTATGATGATGCTTCGAAACAGAATGCAGACCGGCAAGTAGATGCCTTGGAGTATGCTGAAACTGTAAGATATCAGAAACATGATGAAACTCTAAACAACAAGCAGGTGACATATGACCAAGTACATAAGGATGTGGAAATTGACAATAATGAAGGAAACGGTGTAACGAGCAATTATGAACAAATGAAACCATCGAAAGAGAACCTaaaacatcatatttcagaaAACCAAGCTAGCAATCATAATGAGGACAACATTTTGCCCGTTTATGCCGAGGTTAAAAAAGGGAGCAAATCAGAGTTCGAAGGCCATAGACAAAGTCAATATGCATACACAGTGGTAGACAAAAAACATCGGAAATCGAAAACGAAAGATCAATTGAATTCATCTATAACAGATACCAGACCTGACTACCCTAAAGTCAGAGAAATAACGATGACTGAAAATCACGTGATTGACGACGATGTTTATGCAAGTCCGGATCTGCTTGATGACGGAAGAGATAAGAAAGAAATCACGAAGTATgaaaaagtcaacaaggaaaTACAAATTAACGACAAAATGTCTGAACAGGTGTACGCCGAACCTGACATGAACGTAGTTTTAAGTGAGGGGAAAGGAAGGGAATTCTTCGCGCAATCGATACATGGTGAAAACATCATAGAGAGCAAAGAAGGCAACGATGGCTACGCAAAACCACAGTTTGAAGAAACGGACACTAACGACCAAAACCGTAGAAACGTTACCGAGTTAGAGGAAGGCGAAATATTTGAAAGAGGAGTCAAATCAAATGGAATGGCGCGGTATGAAGACGTGGATCCGACGAGAAATAGAGAAAATAGTGCCGGCTACGCTAAGCCAGATTTTAATCTTTCTGGGGATGGAGATATGATTGATGCTAAGGGTGCTCCAGCATCACCCTTATATGCTGAAGTACAACAACGTGATAGCGATGACAATCGCAATACCCCAAAACAGTTAGAATTAACCAAACCAAAATATGCAAAGGTGAACAAGAAGCCAAAGAAACAAGTCGAAGTTGACGCAGAAATAGTATTTACTGATGTTAAGTAA
- the LOC139978296 gene encoding uncharacterized protein isoform X1, translating to MNQLRRVLTSMRYLRFVFVVIQLTVSEGDCLVISDTTIRQNDSTILLCDYEGAAMTWRYYTNVFDNVGDVVSRGIFVESRFQGRFFVLYNSTVYGIAILQVRESDTGIYKCAYESRHISSTVLHVLPVWSPNCSVWSQDLVQGPLQIGKESQNIILACESGVKNNYPLIRWFKEGNETELASENQRNDLRIETTLKPEDKDIRYTCVIGTGDVASLPSCSVIPFPSKPNANITPLTARRMLGENVTFTCTGSVKNGDVRITWDDKTLLQFQGRHGLNQTELVITNLKATDNNTTLVCIVQASTGAEESVKATLLVETNSKRDGTGDRNIQKDENFKTTGGLGAMAGIIVAACLALLVVIIVIFVLIKRRNVFHKNDPSDHEKPGSVTDYDDASKQNADRQVDALEYAETVRYQKHDETLNNKQVTYDQVHKDVEIDNNEGNGVTSNYEQMKPSKENLKHHISENQASNHNEDNILPVYAEVKKGSKSEFEGHRQSQYAYTVVDKKHRKSKTKDQLNSSITDTRPDYPKVREITMTENHVIDDDVYASPDLLDDGRDKKEITKYEKVNKEIQINDKMSEQVYAEPDMNVVLSEGKGREFFAQSIHGENIIESKEGNDGYAKPQFEETDTNDQNRRNVTELEEGEIFERGVKSNGMARYEDVDPTRNRENSAGYAKPDFNLSGDGDMIDAKGAPASPLYAEVQQRDSDDNRNTPKQLELTKPKYAKVNKKPKKQVEVDAEIVFTDVK from the exons ATGAATCAATTACGAAGAGTCCTGACAAGTATGAGATATTTAAGGTTCGTGTTTGTTGTGATTCAGCTTACCGTGTCTGAAGGAGATTGTCTGGTTATCTCAGACACTACAATACGACAGAATGACTCAACTATCTTACTCTGTGACTACGAGGGAGCAGCTATGACATGGAGATACTACACAAATGTATTTGATAATGTTGGTGACGTTGTGTCACGTGGCATTTTCGTAGAATCTCGCTTCCAGGGCCGCTTTTTCGTTCTTTACAATTCCACAGTTTACGGTATAGCTATTTTACAAGTTCGTGAATCTGACACGGGTATTTATAAATGTGCCTATGAGAGCAGACACATATCATCTACGGTTCTGCATGTTTTACCAGTCTGGTCACCAAACTGTTCTGTTTGGTCCCAAGACTTAGTGCAAGGTCCTTTACAAATAGGAAAG GAAAGTCAGAATATAATCCTAGCTTGCGAGTCCGGCGTTAAAAATAACTATCCATTGATACGTTGGTTTAAAGAGGGGAACGAAACCGAACTGGCTTCAGAAAATCAACGCAATGATCTACGGATCGAGACCACCTTAAAACCAGAGGACAAAGATATACGATACACGTGCGTTATAGGAACTGGTGATGTTGCCTCTCTTCCCTCCTGTTCCGTGATTCCTTTCCCGAGTAAACCTAATGCTAACATTACCCCGTTGACAGCAAGAAGGATGCTTGGAGAAAATGTCACTTTCACATGTACTGGTTCTGTGAAAAATGGTGATGTCAGAATTACATGGGACGATAAGACGCTACTTCAGTTTCAAG GGCGGCATGGACTTAACCAAACAGAGTTGGTGATTACTAATTTAAAGGCAACAGACAACAACACAACTCTGGTGTGCATCGTTCAAGCGAGTACTGGTGCTGAAGAAAGTGTTAAAGCGACGTTACTTGTCGAAACTAACTCGAAACGGGATGGTACGGGTGACAGGAATATCCAAAAGGatgaaaatttcaaaacaacTGGTGGTCTTGGTGCTATGGCTGGAATAATAGTAGCTGCCTGTTTAGCATTACTTGTGGTAATTATCGtaatttttgttcttattaagcgAAGAAATGTCTTTCACAAAAACGATCCTTCCGATCATGAAAAACCAGGCAGTGTTACTGATTATGATGATGCTTCGAAACAGAATGCAGACCGGCAAGTAGATGCCTTGGAGTATGCTGAAACTGTAAGATATCAGAAACATGATGAAACTCTAAACAACAAGCAGGTGACATATGACCAAGTACATAAGGATGTGGAAATTGACAATAATGAAGGAAACGGTGTAACGAGCAATTATGAACAAATGAAACCATCGAAAGAGAACCTaaaacatcatatttcagaaAACCAAGCTAGCAATCATAATGAGGACAACATTTTGCCCGTTTATGCCGAGGTTAAAAAAGGGAGCAAATCAGAGTTCGAAGGCCATAGACAAAGTCAATATGCATACACAGTGGTAGACAAAAAACATCGGAAATCGAAAACGAAAGATCAATTGAATTCATCTATAACAGATACCAGACCTGACTACCCTAAAGTCAGAGAAATAACGATGACTGAAAATCACGTGATTGACGACGATGTTTATGCAAGTCCGGATCTGCTTGATGACGGAAGAGATAAGAAAGAAATCACGAAGTATgaaaaagtcaacaaggaaaTACAAATTAACGACAAAATGTCTGAACAGGTGTACGCCGAACCTGACATGAACGTAGTTTTAAGTGAGGGGAAAGGAAGGGAATTCTTCGCGCAATCGATACATGGTGAAAACATCATAGAGAGCAAAGAAGGCAACGATGGCTACGCAAAACCACAGTTTGAAGAAACGGACACTAACGACCAAAACCGTAGAAACGTTACCGAGTTAGAGGAAGGCGAAATATTTGAAAGAGGAGTCAAATCAAATGGAATGGCGCGGTATGAAGACGTGGATCCGACGAGAAATAGAGAAAATAGTGCCGGCTACGCTAAGCCAGATTTTAATCTTTCTGGGGATGGAGATATGATTGATGCTAAGGGTGCTCCAGCATCACCCTTATATGCTGAAGTACAACAACGTGATAGCGATGACAATCGCAATACCCCAAAACAGTTAGAATTAACCAAACCAAAATATGCAAAGGTGAACAAGAAGCCAAAGAAACAAGTCGAAGTTGACGCAGAAATAGTATTTACTGATGTTAAGTAA